The following are encoded in a window of Flavobacterium sp. WC2421 genomic DNA:
- a CDS encoding NAD(P)-dependent alcohol dehydrogenase gives MNTTQVKAYGAADKDADLKELNINRRAVSEKDIEIEILYCGVCHSDLHTARNDWGGTLYPAVPGHEIVGRITKVGSEVTKLKVGDLAGVGCLVGSCSTCDSCKNDLEQYCSNGWVGTYNGPDKHLGGHTFGGYSEKVVVDEHFVLKVPANLDLAAVAPLLCAGITTWSPLKHWKVGKGSKVAVVGLGGLGHMAVKLAKGLGAEVTLFSRTLDKIQDAKDLGAHNVVISTDEDQMNAVTGEFDLIIDTVPNIHDINPYVATLNYSGTIVLVGYLGPLDPFLNTVPMIMGRKSIAGSLIGGIAETQEMLDFCGEHNIVSEIEIIKMQDINKAYERMLKSDIKYRFVIDMASLKA, from the coding sequence ATGAACACAACTCAAGTTAAAGCTTATGGTGCTGCAGATAAAGATGCGGACTTAAAAGAATTAAACATTAACCGAAGAGCAGTTTCTGAAAAAGATATAGAAATAGAAATATTATATTGTGGGGTTTGCCACTCCGATTTGCATACCGCTCGAAACGACTGGGGAGGAACACTATATCCCGCAGTACCTGGTCACGAAATAGTAGGAAGAATTACCAAAGTAGGTAGTGAAGTGACTAAATTAAAAGTAGGCGATTTAGCAGGTGTTGGTTGCCTTGTAGGTTCTTGCAGCACTTGTGATAGTTGTAAAAATGATTTAGAGCAATATTGTTCTAATGGCTGGGTTGGAACTTACAACGGTCCTGACAAACATTTGGGAGGTCATACTTTTGGTGGTTATTCTGAAAAAGTGGTTGTAGATGAACACTTTGTATTAAAAGTACCAGCTAACCTAGACTTGGCTGCCGTTGCGCCATTACTTTGTGCCGGAATTACCACTTGGTCACCATTAAAACATTGGAAAGTAGGTAAAGGAAGTAAAGTTGCCGTTGTAGGTTTAGGTGGACTTGGACACATGGCTGTAAAATTAGCTAAAGGTTTAGGAGCAGAAGTAACCTTGTTTTCAAGAACTCTAGATAAAATACAAGATGCAAAAGATTTAGGAGCCCATAATGTTGTCATCTCAACCGATGAAGACCAAATGAATGCTGTAACCGGCGAATTTGATTTAATTATTGATACTGTCCCTAACATTCATGATATTAATCCTTATGTTGCTACTTTGAATTATAGTGGAACTATAGTTTTAGTTGGTTATTTAGGACCATTAGATCCTTTTTTAAATACGGTTCCAATGATCATGGGAAGAAAATCAATCGCGGGTTCTTTAATTGGTGGAATTGCCGAAACACAAGAAATGTTAGATTTTTGTGGAGAACACAACATTGTATCTGA
- a CDS encoding carboxymuconolactone decarboxylase family protein, which produces MTTFIDKGVAAPKDYFTGTVWVNMNVIPDEGYNINMGTISFEKKARTNWHSHTSGQILFVIEGIGYYQELGKPIQLIQKGDVVKIPKNITHWHGASHNSAMRHIALVPEFDKDTTDWLQAVSNEEYNTFKAPVYEVENKLTPAAIMNHEELWPNHISKVKETDPDLIEIFDNFAFDEVINHDTIDVKTRVLMIMASTIGSHALTEYRLHLNAALNVGISPIEIKEVLYQSVPYVGISKVIDFINATNEIFIERNISLPLESQSTTTPENRLEKGLAKQKEIFGDQIDKMYKNSPKDLLHIQHYLSANCFGDYITRDGLDIKTREMITLSFLIALGGSENQIKGHITGNINVGNDRNILINLMTQLLPYVGYPRTLNAINCLNEILPINNN; this is translated from the coding sequence ATGACAACATTTATAGATAAAGGAGTAGCTGCTCCAAAGGACTATTTCACTGGAACCGTTTGGGTCAATATGAATGTAATACCCGATGAAGGATATAACATTAATATGGGAACAATATCTTTTGAAAAGAAAGCAAGAACCAATTGGCACAGCCATACCAGCGGCCAAATATTGTTTGTTATTGAAGGTATTGGATACTATCAAGAGCTCGGCAAACCCATTCAACTAATCCAAAAAGGAGATGTTGTCAAAATTCCAAAAAATATAACACATTGGCACGGAGCTTCTCATAACAGTGCGATGCGTCATATTGCACTAGTTCCAGAATTTGATAAAGATACAACAGACTGGCTACAAGCCGTAAGTAATGAAGAGTATAATACTTTTAAAGCCCCTGTTTATGAAGTAGAAAACAAATTAACACCAGCCGCTATAATGAATCATGAAGAATTATGGCCTAATCATATTTCGAAGGTAAAAGAAACGGATCCAGATTTGATTGAGATATTTGACAATTTTGCTTTTGACGAAGTCATTAACCACGATACGATCGATGTCAAAACAAGAGTACTGATGATTATGGCTTCTACAATAGGTAGCCATGCCTTGACTGAGTACCGTTTGCATCTAAATGCAGCCTTGAATGTTGGTATATCTCCAATTGAAATAAAAGAAGTTCTATATCAATCTGTTCCCTATGTAGGTATTTCTAAGGTGATTGATTTTATAAATGCTACCAATGAAATTTTTATCGAACGGAATATTTCTTTACCTTTAGAAAGTCAATCTACCACTACTCCAGAAAATAGACTGGAAAAAGGATTGGCCAAACAAAAGGAAATTTTCGGCGACCAAATAGATAAGATGTATAAAAACTCGCCCAAAGATTTATTACACATTCAACACTATTTATCTGCCAATTGTTTTGGCGATTATATCACTAGAGATGGTTTGGATATTAAAACTCGAGAAATGATAACACTTTCTTTTCTTATTGCATTAGGAGGCAGTGAAAACCAAATAAAGGGGCATATTACTGGGAATATTAATGTTGGGAATGACAGGAATATCCTTATTAATCTAATGACACAATTATTGCCCTATGTGGGCTATCCACGTACATTAAATGCCATTAATTGTTTGAATGAAATTTTACCTATAAATAATAATTAA
- a CDS encoding SDR family oxidoreductase: MKKVNVIVVIGAGSIGQAIARRVGAGNHILLADLYQENNETAAKVLSEAGFVVSTTIVDVSSRKSVQDLVETATAIGGVTGLIHAAGVSPSQASPVTIFKVDLYGTALILEEFGHVIEDGGSGVVIASQSGHRLPSLTPEQDKALATTPTEELLSLPFLQSDAVDSSLFAYQLSKRGNLLRVKAEAVRWGKRGARINTISPGIIITPLANDELNGPRGEGYRKMLAISPAGRAGTPDEVGVVGALLMGRDGAFITGSDFLMDGGVTSAYWYGELAPKPE; this comes from the coding sequence ATGAAAAAAGTTAACGTAATTGTAGTTATTGGTGCAGGCTCTATTGGTCAAGCCATTGCGAGACGTGTAGGTGCTGGAAATCATATTTTACTAGCTGACTTATATCAAGAAAATAATGAAACAGCCGCTAAAGTTCTAAGCGAAGCAGGCTTTGTTGTGAGCACGACAATTGTTGATGTATCCTCCAGAAAATCGGTTCAAGACCTTGTTGAAACTGCAACAGCAATTGGTGGCGTTACAGGACTGATACATGCTGCAGGAGTTTCTCCATCGCAAGCCTCACCTGTCACTATATTCAAAGTAGATTTATATGGAACAGCATTAATCTTGGAAGAATTTGGTCATGTAATTGAAGATGGAGGTTCAGGAGTAGTAATTGCTTCCCAATCAGGACATCGATTGCCATCATTAACCCCTGAACAAGATAAAGCATTGGCAACCACCCCAACAGAGGAATTGCTATCGCTTCCATTTTTACAATCAGATGCTGTAGATAGTTCCTTATTTGCTTACCAATTATCCAAAAGAGGAAATTTATTACGAGTAAAGGCCGAAGCCGTACGTTGGGGAAAACGAGGAGCCCGGATCAATACAATCAGTCCGGGAATAATTATTACACCACTTGCAAACGACGAATTGAATGGACCTCGCGGAGAGGGCTATCGAAAAATGCTAGCAATTTCGCCTGCCGGAAGAGCCGGTACACCAGATGAAGTGGGCGTAGTAGGCGCTTTATTGATGGGGAGAGACGGTGCTTTTATCACAGGAAGTGATTTCTTAATGGATGGTGGTGTAACTTCTGCCTATTGGTATGGTGAATTGGCTCCTAAACCAGAATAA